A stretch of DNA from Methylobacterium sp. CB376:
GTGGACGCGATCCTCGCCCCCGCAACGCCCTGCCGGGCGCCGCGCGGCGGCGAGACGGTGCTGGTCCTCGACGGGGTCGCGATGCCGCTGCGGCCGAACCTGGGCGTCTTCACCCAGCCGATCTCCTTCGTCGGCCTCCCGGTCGCGGCGGTGCCGGTCTGGCTCGACGACGGCCTCCCCCTCGGCGTTCAGGTCATCGCGGCGCCCTGGCGCGAGGACGTGGCCCTGCGGATCGCCCACGCCCTCGAACAGGCCGGCGTCGCGCGCGCGCCGGTCGCCCCGCTCTGAAGGATCCCGCCGATGCCGCTCCCCGCCGATCCGGACGCGCGCGCGGTCGACGACCCGGCCGTGAAGGCCGAGGTCGAGGCGGCCTTCGCCGCCTACGAGGCCGCCCTGGTGTCGAACGACGTCGCCACCCTGGAATCCCTGTTCTGGGACGATCCCCGCACCATCCGGTACGGCGGGGGCGAGAACCTCTACGGCATGGACGCGATCCGGGCCTTCCGGCGCGCCCGCTCGCCCGCCGGCCTCGCCCGGACCCTGGCGCGGACCGTGATCACCACCCACGGCCGCGACTGCGCGACTGCCATGACATTGTTCTTTCGTGCCGGAAATCCGGGCATGGTCGGGCGCCAGAGCCAGACTTGGTGCCGCTTCGCGGATGGGTGGAAGGTCGTCGCGGCCCATGTGAGCGTCATTCCCGATCCCAACCCCGCCGGAGACTGATCCATATCTGTGTCACGACTGCACCATGCCGGGATGGCCGCGGCCGGGGCGCGGATCGTGGCACGGACGTTGCCCTGACCCTGGGGAGTGACGCAGGGGAATGGGAGACGGGGATGGTCAAGCGGGGGCTCGTGGCGCCGGGGCTTGTGGCGCCGGGGCTTGTGGCGCCGGGGCTCGTGGCGCCGGGGCTCGTGGCGATGGCGACCGGCATCGCCATGCTGGCTCAGGCGCAGGCGGCGGACGTGCCGGCCAAAGCGCCGGTCGCGCCGGCGCCGGTGCCGGACTCGATCTTCCTGTTCGCCGACACTCAGGTGAGCTACCGCTACGTCTTCCCGGCCTCGGAGCCCGGCATCCCGAACCGCAAGACCGCCGACCCGCTCGACGGGCGCGGGATTCCCAAGCACGTCCTCAACATCTCGCACGCGGATGCCTGGGCCTACGGCACGAACTTCTTCTCCCTCGACATCCTGAAATCCGGCTCGCAGGACCCGTCGGGCTACGCCTTCCCGCGGCTCGGCATCGCCACCGGAATCGGCGCGACCGAGGCCTACGGCCTCTACCGCGGCACCCTCTCGGGCAACGCGCTCAGCAGCAGCAAGGCTTTCGCCATCCCGGGTGTCGTCAAGGACGTGTCGATCTCCTTCGGCGCCGACATGAATTCGAAGAACACGTCGTTCGGCTCCGAGAAGCGCCTGATGGTGGCGGGCGTGAGCTTCGCCTTCGACGTGCCGGCCGGCTTCATGAACCTCGCGGTCCACGCCTCGAAGGAGTGGAACCGCAACGGCATCGTGCCGCTGCCGGCGCGCGACGTCGAGTTTCAGGTCACGCCGGAATTCGAGCTGGTCTACAACTTCCCGCTCGATTTCACCGGGCTGCCGCTCAGCCTCGCGGGCTTCAACAACGTCGTGCTGCCGAAAGGCAGGGACGGCTTCGGCGCCAAGACCGTCACCGAATTCCTGTCGCGCACCAACCTCGTCCTTGATGTCGGAAAGCTGATCTACGACAAGCCGAACCGCGTCAACGTGTTCGTGGGCTTCCAGTACTGGCGCAACAAGTTCGGCAATGACCAGAGCAGGGTGCCCGGGTCCGAGGAAAAAGCCTTCCTGGCCGGCGTCGCGTTCCATATCTTCTGAGGGTTGCGGCGGATCGCGGGGACCGGGATGCAGCGGGACGACACGGGGGCGGGCGCGCGGCTCTGGCTGCGCGACCCGCTGGCGATCCTGGCGGAGGGGGCCGGCGGCGGCCTCGTGGTGCAGGGCAGCCGCATCGTGGAGCGGGTGCCCGCCGGAGGCGCGCCGGCCGTGCCGGCCGACGCGGCGGTCGATTGCTCGCGCCACGTGGTGATCCCCGGGCTCGTCAACACGCACCACCACGTCTTCCAGACGCTGACGCGCGCCCATCCGGCGGCGATCAACAAGCCGCTCTTCCCGTGGCTGAAGGCGCTCTACCCGATCTGGGCGCGGCTCACCCCGGATTCGTTCCGGCTGGCGACCCGGCTCGCCTACACGGAATTGCTGCTCTCGGGCTGCACCACCGCGGCCGACCACCACTACCTGTTCCCGCGGGGGCTCGAGGCGGCGGTCGACATCCAGGTCGAGGAGGCGCGGGCCCTCGGCATCCGCGCCTGCGTGACCCGCGGCTCCATGAGCCTGTCGGAGAAGGACGGCGGCCTGCCGCCCGAGAGCGTGGTCCAGGACGACGACACCATCCTGGCGGATTGCGAGCGGGTGCTCGGGCTGTTCCACGACCCCGCGCCGGGCGCGATGGTGCAGATCGCGCTCAGCCCCTGCTCGCCTTTCGCGGTGACCAAGCGCCTGATGCGCGAGACGGCGGCGCTCGCGGCGCGGCACGGGTGCCGGCTCCACACCCATCTGGGGGAGACCCGCGACGAGAACGCCTACTGCCTGTCCGCCTTCGGGCAGCGGCCGGTCGACTACCTGGAGGAGGTCGGCTGGCTCTCCTCGCGGACCTGGCTCGCCCACGGCATCCACTTCGACGACGGGGAGGTGGCGCGGCTCGGGCGAGCGGGGGTCGGCATCTGCCACTGCCCGACCTCGAACATGACCCTGGCCTCGGGCTTCTGCCGGACCTGCGAGCTCGAAGCCGCCGGGAGCCCGGTCGGGCTCGGGGTCGACGGCTCGGCCTCGAACGACGCGTCGAACCTGATCGAGGAGGTGCGCCACGCCGTGATGCTGAACCGGCTGACCTACGGGGCCGAGAGGGTGACCCATCGCGACGCCCTGCGCTGGGCCACCGAGGGCTCGGCGGGCTGCCTCGGGCGCCGGGACATCGGCCGCCTGGAGGAGGGCTGCGAGGCGGACCTCGCCCTCTTCACGCTCGACGAGCTGCGCTTCTCCGGCGGGCACGACCCGCTCGCCGCCCTGGTCCTGTGCGGCGCGAGCCGGGCCGACCGGGTGATGGTGGCGGGCCGATGGCGGGTGATCGACGGGGCGCCGGTCGGGCTCGACCTGCGCGCCCTGCGCGAGGCCCACGGCGACGCGGCCCGCTCGCTGTTCGGGGCCGCGTGACCGGCATGGCCGAGGCCACCCCCCTGTTCGGCGCCTACGGGATCGTCAAGCGGTTCGGCGCCTTCGCGGCCAATGACGGCGTCGACCTGGAGATCCGCGCGGGCGAGATCCACGCCCTGCTCGGCGAGAACGGGGCCGGCAAGTCGACCCTGATGAAGATGCTCTACGGCCTCCTGGAGCCGACCTCCGGGGCGCTGACCCATCGGGGCGAGCGGATCCGCATCCCGAGCCCGGAGGCCGCTCGGGCGCTCGGCATCGGCATGGTGTTCCAGCACTTCTCGCTGTGCGAGAACCTGACGGTGATCGAGAACATCGCGCTGGTGATGCCCCGCAGGTTGGCGAGGGCGGCCCTGCGCGGGCGGCTCGCGGCGGTGACGGCCGCCTACGGGCTCCCGCTCGATCCCGACCGGCCGGTCTGGTCGCTCTCGGCGGGGGAGCGCCAGCGCATCGAGATCGTCCGCTGCCTCCTCCAGGATCCGGTCCTCGTCATCCTGGACGAGCCGACCTCGGTGCTCACCCCCGGCGAGGCCGAGGGCCTGTTCCGGGTGCTGGAGCGGCTGCGCGACGAGGGCAGGGCGATCCTCTACATCTCGCACAAGCTCGACGAGGTGCGCCGGCTCTGCAGCCGGGCGACGATCCTGCGCGGCGGCAAGGTGGTGGGCGCCTGCGACCCCCGCCGGGAGAGCGCCCGCTCCCTCGCCGCCCTGATGGTCGGCGAGCAGGTGGCGGAGGTGCGCCCGCCCGCCCGCCCGCCCGGCGCCCGCGCGCGCCTCGTGGTCGACGGCCTGTCGCTTCCCGCCCCGGGCCTCCACGGCACGCCGCTCCGCGACGTCTCGCTCCGCGTGCGCGAGGGCGAGGTGGTGGGGATCGCGGGCATCGCCGGGAACGGCCAGGCCGAGCTCTTCGCCGCCCTCTCGGGCGAGACCCTGGCCGAGCGCGCCGATTCGGTGCAGGTCGACGGGGCGCCGGTCGGGCGGCTCGGCATCACGGCCCGGCGGCGGCGCGGTGCCGCCTTCGTGCCCGAGGAGCGCAACGGCCACGGCGCGGCGCCGGACCTCGGCCTGACCGACAACGCCATCCTGTCGCGCCACGCCGATGCGGGGCTCGCGCGGGCCGGGTTCCTGCGCCTCGGCGCGGCCCGCGCGCTGATGCAGGCGATCGTCGCGGCCTTCGACGTGCGCAAGGCCGGGCCCGACCCGGCCGCCCGCACCCTGTCGGGCGGCAACCTGCAGAAATTCCTGGTCGGGCGCGAGATCCTGGCCGAGCCCGGGATCCTCGTCATCAACCAGCCGACCTGGGGCGTGGACGCGGCGGCGGCGGCGCGCATCCGCCAAGCGCTGCTCGACCTCGCCGGGCGGGGCGCCGCCGTCCTCGTCATCAGCCAGGACCTCGACGAGCTGTTCGAGGTGGCCGGGCGCATCGCCGTGCTGCACGAGGGCCGGCTCTCCCCCGCCCGGCCGGCGGGCGACCTCACCCGCGAGGCGATCGGCCTGATGATGGGCGGGGCCGCCGGCCCGGAGGTGCAGGCCCATTCGGGCGACGCCCGCGAGGCCGAAGCCCGCACGGGCGGTGCCCATGCGGGCGGTGTCCACGCGGGCGGTGCCCATGCGGGCGGTGCCCGCCAGGAGGATGTGCGTGCGCCTTGACCTCGCTCCCCGGCCGCGCCGCTCGCGGCTCATGGAGGCGCTGAGCCCGGCCCTGGCCTTCGCGCTCGCGGTGGCCATCGGCGGCCTCGCGGTGGCGGCGATGGGCCGCTCGCCCGCGGCCGCCTTCGCGATCTACTTCGTCGCCCCGCTGACCGAGTTCTGGTCCCTGCAGGAGGTGGCCCTGAAGGCGGCGCCGCTGGCGCTGATCGCGACGGGCCTCGCCTTCTGCTACCGGGCCAATCTCTGGAATATCGGCGCCGAGGGCCAGTTCGTGATCGGCGGGCTGGCCGGCGGGTGCATCGCCGTCGCCACGCACGGGATCGAGGGCGGGCCGCTCGGCACGTCCTGGATCCTGCCCGCGATGCTGGCGGCGGGCACGCTCGCCGGCATGGCCTACGCGCTGATCCCGGCGATCCTCAGGGTCGCCCTCGGCGTCTCGGAGATCCTGACCAGCCTGATGCTCGTCTACGTCGCCGAACTCCTGCTCGACTACCTCGTGCGCGGGCCCCTGCGCGACCCGGCGGGCTACAACTTCCCCCAGAGCGTCGGCTTCGACGACGCGGCCCGCCTCGCCCCGCTGATCGAGGGCGAGAACCTGCACGCGGGCGTGCTGATCGCGCTGGCCGTCGTGCTCCTCGCGGTCGTCGTCCTGTCCCGCACCCTGTTCGGCTTCCGGGTGCGGGTGGTCGGCGCCGCGCCGCGGGCGGCGCGCTTCGCCGGCTTCAGCGAGGCGCGGCTGACGCTGGCGGCGTTCGCGGTCTCCGGCGGCGCGGCGGGGCTCGCCGGCATCGCCGAGGTCGCCGGCAGGATCGGCCAGCTGCAACCCTCGATCTCCCCCGGCTACGGCTTCACGGCGATCATCGTGGCCTTCCTCGGCCGGCTCTCGCCGATCGGGATCGCCCTGGCCTCCCTCGTCATCGCCCTCACGACGATCGGGGCCGAGGGGGCGCAGATCGCCCTCAAGCTGCCCCTCGACCTCACCCGCGCCTTCCAGGGCCTGCTGCTCGCCCTGGTCCTCGGCGCCGACGTGCTGGCGCGCTACCGGGTGCGCCTCGTGCCGGGAGGGCGTGCGGCGTGAGTCTCGACCTCGTCCAGATGGTGCTGTTCACCATCGTCACCGCGTCGACCCCGCTCCTGCTCGCCGCCACCGGGGAACTCGTGGCGGAGCGCGCGGGCGTGCTCAACCTCGGCGTCGAGGGCATGATGGTGCTCGGCGCCGCCCTCGGCTTCGCGGCGGCGGTGGAGAGCGGCTCGACCCTGGTCGGGGCGCTCGCCGGCATCGCGGCCGGCATCGCCCTGGCGGGGCTGTTCGCCCTGCTGACGATCGGTCTCGCCGCCAACCAGGTCGCCTCCGGGCTCGCGCTCACGATCCTCGGCCTCGGCCTCTCGGGGCTGGTCGGGGCGCCCTATATCGGCCTCAAGCGCGAGGCGGCGCCGCACCTGCACCTGCCCCTGCTCTCCGACCTGCCGGGCATCGGCCGCCTGGTCTTCGGCCAGGACGCCTTCGTGTACGCCGCCGCCCTCCTGGTCGCCGGGGTCTGGGTCTTCCTGTGGCGCACGCGGGCGGGCTTGGCGCTGCGGGCGATCGGCGACGACCACGCCGCCACCCACGGCCTCGGACTGCCCGTGCGGCGGGTGCGGCTGCTCGCGGTGCTGTTCGGGGGCGGCTGCGCCGGGCTCGGCGGCGCCTACCTGTCCCTGGCCTACACGCCGTTCTGGGCGCCCGCCATGACGGCGGGCCGCGGCTGGATCGCGCTCGCGCTGGTGGTCTTCGCCTCCTGGCGGCTCGGGCGCCTCGTCGCGGGCGCGCTGCTCTTCGGCGGCGCCACGGTGCTGCAGCTGCACGCCCAGGCGGCCGGCATCGGCCTGCCGGGGCAGGCCCTCTCGGCGCTGCCCTACCTCGCCACGATCCTGGCCCTCGTCATCCTCTCGCTCGGCCGGCGGGCCGGCGGCTCGACCGCCCCGGCCTCGCTCGGGCGCGTCTTCATCCCGCCGCGCTGATCCGCGGCCTCCCAAGGAGCACGTCATGAAACGGATCGTCCAGGGCGCCCTGCACGCGGCCGCGGCGGGCCTCGTCGCCCTCGGCCTCGCCTCCGCGCCCGCGCGGGCGGCCGACAGGCTGAAGGTCGGCTTCGTCTATGTCGGGCCGGTGAGCGATTACGGCTACTCCTACCAGCACGACCAGGGCCGCAAGGCGCTCGAGGCCGCCCTCGGCGACAAGGTCCAGACCACGTACCTCGAATCGGTGCCCGAGGCCGACAGCGAGCGCGCGATCGAGAGCCTCGCCCGCTCCGGCCAGGACCTGATCTTCACCACCTCGTTCGGCTTCATGGAGCCGACCCTCAAGGTCGCCAGGAAATTCCCCAAGCTGAAATTCGAGCACGCCACCGGCTACAAGCGGGCGCCCAACGTCGGCACCTACTCGGCCCGGTTCTACGAGGGCCGCTACGTCTGCGGCGAGATCGCCGCCAGGATGACCAAGACGGGCGTGCTCGGCTACATCGCCTCCTTCCCGATCCCCGAAGTGGTGAGCGGCATCAACGCCTTCATGCTGGGCGCGCAATCCGTGAAGCCCGACATCAAGGTCAAGATCGTCTGGGTCAACACGTGGTTCGATCCGGGCAAGGAGGCGGAGGCGGCCAAGGCGCTGCTGGCCCAGGGGGCCGACATCCTCTCGCAGCACACCGACTCCGCGGCGCCCCTGCAGGAGGCCGAGAAGCAGGGCAAGCTCGGCTTCGGCCAATCCTCCGACATGATGCGCTTCGCGCCCAAGGCCCAGCTCACCTCGATCGTGGACGATTGGGGGCCGCACTACGTCGGCGCCGCCAAGGCGGTCCTCGGCGGAACCTGGAAGAGCGCCGATGTCTGGGACGGCATGAAGGAGGGGGCCGTGGTGCTCGCCCCCTTCGCCAACATGCCCGACGACGTGAAGGCCGCCGCCGAGGCGCGCACGAAGGCGATCAAGGACGGCAGCTTCCACGTCTTCACCGGCCCGATCACCAAGCAGGACGGGACGCTGGCCGTGAAGGCCGGGGAGGTCGCGCCCGACCCGATGATCCTGGGCATGAACTGGTACGTGAAGGGGATCGACGACAAGCTCCCGAACTGAACCGTTCCCCGCGGGCGCGGACCGGGAGACGCTCCGGCATCGGGGCCCCCGACGTCGGCGCGGCCCGGCCCCGCGGTACCCCGCCCCGGGCAACCGGTCGCCGTCGCAGGTCCCGGCGCGTGCGCGGGCGCACAGGCCGGGTCGTCGGCGGCGCGGCCCGGGGGCCGGCCCGGATGCCGCGGACCTCGCGCAAGGGGTTGGCGCGACAGCGTTGTGCGCGGCGGGCGTGCCCCGAGGACCGACCCGGGCGCGACGGAACTGCCTCAAACTTGGCCAGCGATTGCCTTACGCTGGGTCAAGCAGCCTTCCCGAAGGGCGGAACCGCTCCTATCTCGACCGGTTGAGGGGCGACCCGCTCGACGGGGAGGACAGACGATCATGCGCGCTTCACTTCTTGCCGGCGCCGCGGCGCTCAAGCTGGCGCTCTCGGCCGGCACCGCTCTCGCCCAGAGCTACACGGCCCCGGCCGGTATCCCGCCCGCCACGGCGCCCGGCGGCCTCAGCGGCGCCGCGGGCTGGCGCAACGCGGCGGAGGCGATCGATTCCGGTCAGGGCATCGCGGTGCGCGGCGGCTGGGCCGACCGCGACGTCGCGACCGGCGCCGCGGCGGCGCGTCCCCCGCGCGCCCATCGCAGCGGGTTCGGCGGCGTGGAGGAGTGATCCCGCCGGTCATGTCCCGTGACCGCTGGGTCGGGTCTCGAATGCGCCGCCGCGCCTTCGGCGTGGTGTCGCCCATTCGAGAGGGTCGACGGCCCGATGCGTCGGCATCCCGGGCCGTTGACGTGAGCGGGCCCCGGCCGCCCGCGCGAGGCTAACCGCGCCGCTTGCCGCGCTTCTTCTCCCGGCCGGCGGCGGCGCGGATCAGGGCGGCGAGGCCGGGCTCCGTCACGGCCTCGGCCGCGTCCGAGGGGCTGAACCAGCGACCGTCGCGCTCCTGCTGCTCGGGCCAGGCCTTGAGCTGCCGCCTGACATGCAGGGGGAAGACCTGCACTTGGCACAGGACCGTGTCCCGGCTCTTGAGGCGCTTCTGGTAGAGGTAGCTGCCGAGCGCGTGCTTCTCGACCCGGCCGATGACGCCGGCCTCCTCGTAGGCCTCGCGGGCGGCGGCCTCGTGATTCTTGAGGCCCTTCATGGGCCAGCCCTTGGGGATCACCCAGCGGCGGGTCTCGCGCGACGTGATGAGGAGCACCTGCGCGCCGTCCGGCCCGTGGCGCAGCGGCAGCACGCCGACCTGCCGGCGCGGAGCCTCGGCGCCTTCCACCCAGCCGGTGAGCGCGGCCGTGAGGTTGCGCAGACTCTTCATCCGGCGCGCGGGCCCTGCACGGTCCGGTCGGCGGGAGGCGGGACAGGCATCACGAGGGTGGCGAGACCGTGCGGGGGTGACCGGGGCGCCGAGGCGGCGGCCCCTCCATAGGCGCGGCCCCGGGGGGGACTCAAGCCGAATTAATTTCCCGGCAAACTATCTCGCCCTCAGGCCTCGGCGCCGAGGGTCGTGATGAGGTCGTCCAGCCGGATCCGGAGCTCGGCAATCTCGGCCTCGCTCATCTTGAGCTGGCGAACGATCTCCTGGCGCACCGCCACCGCCTCGTCGCGCAGGGCCAAGCCCTCCGGGGTGAGACTGATCTCGACCTCGCGCTCGTCCTGCTGGCGGCGGGTGCGGCGCACGTAGCGCGCGGATTCCAGCCGCTTGAGCACGGGGGTGAGCGTGCCGGAATCCAGGCGCAGCCGCCGGCCGATCTCCGACACGGTCAGGCCGTCCGTCTCCCACAGCACGATCAGGACGAGGTATTGCGGATAGGTGATGCCGAGGCGCTCCAGCAGGGGCCTGTAGCACTTCGTCATCCGGTGCGAGGCCGCGTAGAGCGCGTAGCAGAGCTGGTTGTCGAGGCGGAGCGTGTCAAAGCCCGACACGATGGGCTCGAGAGACGTCATTCGTCACACCATACTGTCGCGCGCGGGCACCGCGAGCCTGCCGCGCCGGTCAAGAACTCGCGCGCGCAAAGGGAACGCATACCACGAACTCGACGGTCGAAGAACCGCGCGCGGGTCATTTTTGCCCGGAATATAACACGTCGATAGCCTTTTGGTCCTAGAACGGACGGAGTAGGATCTGGTCCGCGAAGGCATCCGCGTCGTCCAGGGTGCGCAGGTCGAGGCGGTAGGCCCCCTCCGCGACGCGCCCGAGCACCGGGACGGGAAGCGCCCGGAACCGCGCCGCGAGGCGCTCGGGCCAAGCGCCCGCCCCCTTGCCGGAGGTGCCCGCCCCCTTGACGGAGGCGGGACGCAGGACGAGGGCGGCGCTCGGCAGGCTCTCGACCGGCAGCGACCCGGAGCCGACCTGGCTGAGGCAGGGCTCGACCGCGACGCGCGCCTGCGCGCCGAGGGCCCGCGCCACGATCGGGGCCAGGGCCTCGGCCTGCGCCCGGATCTCCGCCTGGGGGCGGGTCAGCAGCCGCAGGGTGGGCAGCCGCTCGCGTAGGCGCTCGGGCTCCCGGTAGAGCCGCAGCACCGCCTCCAGGGCCGCGAGGGTCATCTTGTCGACCCGCAGCGCCCGCTTCAGCGGGTCCCGGCGCAGCCGCGCCACCAGGTCGGCGCGGCCCGCGACGATCCCGCACTGCACGCCGCCCATCAGCTTGTCGCCGCTGAACAGCACGAGGTCGGCATCGGCCAGCGCCTCGCGGACCACGGGCTCGCGCGGCAGGCCGTAAGCCGCGAGGTCGACGAGCGCGCCGCTGCCGAGATCGACGCAGAAGGGCAGGCCGCGCTCCCGGCACAGGGCGTGCAGCGCCGCGGGATCGGGCGCGGCCGTGAATCCCTGGATCGCGTAATTGCTCGGATGCACCCGCATCACCAGGCCGGTGCGCGGCCCGATCGCCGCCGCGTAATCGGCGAGGTGGGTGCGGTTGGTGGTGCCGATCTCGACGAGGCGGCTGCCGGCCCGGGCCATCACGTCCGGCATCCGGAAGGCGCCGCCGATCTCGACCAGCTCCCCGCGGGAGACCGGCACCTCCCGCCGCCGCGCCAGGGCCGTGAGGACGAGGAGCACCGCCGCCGCGTTGTTGTTGACGACCGTCGCCGCCTCCGCCCCGGTGAGGCGGCAGATCAGCGCCTCCGCGTGGGCGTCGCGCTCGCCGCGGCGCCCGGTGGCGAGGTCGAGCTCGAGGTTGGTCGGCCGGGTCATCGCGGCGACGACCGCCTCCGCCGCCTCGCGGGGCAGCAGGGCCCGGCCGAGATTGGTGTGCAGCACCGTCCCGGTGAGGTTGAAGACCGGCCGCAGCGAGGGCGTGAGCCACGCGTCGAGCCGCGCGCCGACGGCCTCCGCGAGGGCGTCCGCGGGCGGGGCGGGCAGCCGGGCCTGCCGGATCTCGCCGAGCACCGCCCGAACCGCCTCGGTCACCAGGGTGCGGCCGTGCGCGGCCGCGCGCCGCGCGAGGTCGGGATGGCCGAGGAGGCGCTCGACGGCGGGCAGGCGGGCGGGGGAGGGGGCGTCCACGGGGGCGGTCAGGCGGCGACCCGGCCCCCTCCGGGACGGCGCTCGCCCCGAAGCGGGCCGCATTCCGGGAGAAGGTCGCGTCCATCGGCTCGCTCCGGGCGCCCTCGGCGCACCACGCCGCGCGGAGCCGGCACGCCTGCCCGAGCCAGCGGATCAGGCCCCGCCGCTCGGGCCCAGGGCATATCTGGAGAGGGGGCGGCCGCCCGCAAGGGCCGGTCCGCCTCCGCGTCAGCGGCGGCCGTCGAGGGGGCGGATGCGGCGCTCGACGAGCGGCCGGCCGACCTTGCGCTCCACGATCACGGTGCGGGGGCCCCGCATGCCGCTGCCGGTGCTGATGATCCGCTCGGGCGCGCGATCGGATTTCGGCTTGACGGCCTTCAGCACGTGGGGCCGGACCTCGTCCGGCGGCAGGCCGATCAGGCCGGCGGCGATCTCGACCTGCTGCTCGATGTCGTCGGCGAGATCCTGCGCCGCGGCCACGGCCTCGGCGACCGTCGGCGGCTCCTTGCGGACGCGGATCGGCGGCAGGGGGCGGTTCTTGTCGGTCGGCTTCTTCACGGGGCGGCCCATCGTCATGAGGGGGGTTATAGCGCGTCCGCGCCGGATTTTGCAGTGCAGCACGACGATCCGGGCGCCGGCGACGCCGCGCGCCCGCCCGGACAGGCCGCCTCGGTCGGCGCTATCGGCCGTGCCCGCCTCGCGAATCCGCCCGACACAGCAGTGCCGGGGCGGTCGCAGAACGGGACTTGGGCATTGTGTCGCAGGTGGGACAGGCGCAGCATCGTCGCGGTAATCCTCGCTCGTCCGCCCTTGTGCGGCCGCGAAGGCGTTGCAAGAGTCGCGCCCGTGACCGCTCCCGCACATTCCGCCCCCGCCCGGGACCCGCGCCTGACCGCGGCCCGCCCCGACCTCGCCGATGCGCGCCTGCGCGGCGCCGTGCAGGCCGCCCGATTCGTCGCCGGCACGACGCGGCGGGTCGGCGCGCCCCTCGCGCCCCTGCGCCGGGCCCCGCGCGACGACGCCGCCCTCGACACCGAGGCCCTGCGCGGCGAGGCCGTGACGGTGTTCGAGGTGGCGGCGGGCTGGGCCTACGCGCAGCTCGAGGCGGACGGCTACGTCGGCTACCTGCCGGCCGCCTGCCTGGGCGACCCCGACCCGGCGCCGACCCATCGCGTCACCGCGCTGCGCAGCTTCGTGTTCCCGGCGCCCGACCTGAAGCGGCCGCCGCTCGCGCATCTGAGCCTCTCGGCCGCCGTCGCGGTCGAGGGCGAGGAGGGCGCCTATGCCCGCCTCGCCGGGGGCGGCTACGTCTACGCGGCCCATCTCGCCGACCTCTCGGCCCGCGCGCCCGACTACGCCGCCACCGCCACCCGCCTCCTCGGCACGCCCTACCTGTGGGGCGGGCGCTCCAGCCTCGGCCTCGACTGCTCGGGCCTGGTGCAGATCGCGCTCGGGGCGGCCGGGATCGCCGCGCCGCGCGACGCGGACCTGCAGGAGGCCGCGCTCGGGATCCCGGTCCCGGTGACGCCCGGCCTCGACGGGCTCGCGCGCGGCGACCTCGTGTTCTGGCGCGGCCATGTCGGGCTGATGCTCGATCCGGCCACCCTGATCCACGCGAACGGCCACCACATGGCCGTGGCGATCGAGCCGCTCGCGCAGGCGCGGGCGCGCATCGCCGCGGCCGGGGCCGGGCCGATCACCTCGATCCGGCGCCTCGCGTCGGCCGCCTGAGGGGCGCCCGGCTCC
This window harbors:
- a CDS encoding MarR family winged helix-turn-helix transcriptional regulator yields the protein MTSLEPIVSGFDTLRLDNQLCYALYAASHRMTKCYRPLLERLGITYPQYLVLIVLWETDGLTVSEIGRRLRLDSGTLTPVLKRLESARYVRRTRRQQDEREVEISLTPEGLALRDEAVAVRQEIVRQLKMSEAEIAELRIRLDDLITTLGAEA
- the selA gene encoding L-seryl-tRNA(Sec) selenium transferase, whose product is MDAPSPARLPAVERLLGHPDLARRAAAHGRTLVTEAVRAVLGEIRQARLPAPPADALAEAVGARLDAWLTPSLRPVFNLTGTVLHTNLGRALLPREAAEAVVAAMTRPTNLELDLATGRRGERDAHAEALICRLTGAEAATVVNNNAAAVLLVLTALARRREVPVSRGELVEIGGAFRMPDVMARAGSRLVEIGTTNRTHLADYAAAIGPRTGLVMRVHPSNYAIQGFTAAPDPAALHALCRERGLPFCVDLGSGALVDLAAYGLPREPVVREALADADLVLFSGDKLMGGVQCGIVAGRADLVARLRRDPLKRALRVDKMTLAALEAVLRLYREPERLRERLPTLRLLTRPQAEIRAQAEALAPIVARALGAQARVAVEPCLSQVGSGSLPVESLPSAALVLRPASVKGAGTSGKGAGAWPERLAARFRALPVPVLGRVAEGAYRLDLRTLDDADAFADQILLRPF
- a CDS encoding C40 family peptidase, yielding MTAPAHSAPARDPRLTAARPDLADARLRGAVQAARFVAGTTRRVGAPLAPLRRAPRDDAALDTEALRGEAVTVFEVAAGWAYAQLEADGYVGYLPAACLGDPDPAPTHRVTALRSFVFPAPDLKRPPLAHLSLSAAVAVEGEEGAYARLAGGGYVYAAHLADLSARAPDYAATATRLLGTPYLWGGRSSLGLDCSGLVQIALGAAGIAAPRDADLQEAALGIPVPVTPGLDGLARGDLVFWRGHVGLMLDPATLIHANGHHMAVAIEPLAQARARIAAAGAGPITSIRRLASAA